The proteins below come from a single Mycobacterium parmense genomic window:
- a CDS encoding amidohydrolase family protein, with product MIEHADGTSTPLIDASVHIFFPSNKALRQTLREPFKSRGFPDYEMDWYGAPGGEYAPGTEGPDRQYPGSDPELVADELFSRRGVDVAVLHPMARGIMPDRHLGSALHAAHNEMMVSNWLESGEFGERFRGTIRVNPDDITGALREIEKWRAHPRVVQIGVPLQSRELYGKPQFWPLWEAAVDAGLPVAAHIEVGSGIAFPPTPNGNTRTYEQYVSFMALNYVYHQMNMIAEGVFERFDGLKFVWGDGAADFITPFIWRMDTFGRPHLEQTPWAPRIPSDYLPGHVYFVQGSLDGPGDVDFAGEWFGFTGKEDMVMFGSSYPHWQCGDIKKLPGALSAEQREKVCWRNAAQLYGIDIPAGVGAQ from the coding sequence GTGATCGAACACGCGGACGGGACGAGCACCCCGCTGATCGACGCGAGCGTGCACATCTTCTTCCCCTCCAATAAGGCGCTGCGGCAGACTCTGCGCGAACCGTTCAAGAGCCGGGGCTTCCCCGATTACGAGATGGACTGGTACGGCGCCCCGGGCGGTGAGTACGCGCCCGGTACCGAAGGCCCGGACCGCCAGTACCCCGGTTCGGATCCAGAACTCGTTGCCGACGAACTGTTTTCGAGGCGCGGAGTCGACGTGGCCGTCCTGCACCCCATGGCACGCGGCATCATGCCGGACCGGCACCTGGGCAGCGCCCTGCACGCCGCGCACAACGAGATGATGGTCTCGAACTGGCTGGAGTCCGGCGAGTTCGGTGAGCGCTTCCGCGGCACCATCCGCGTCAACCCCGACGACATCACCGGCGCGCTGCGTGAGATCGAGAAGTGGCGCGCGCATCCGCGCGTCGTGCAGATCGGCGTTCCGCTGCAGTCCCGCGAGCTCTACGGCAAACCACAGTTCTGGCCACTGTGGGAGGCGGCGGTCGACGCCGGCCTCCCCGTCGCGGCGCACATCGAAGTCGGCTCGGGCATCGCCTTCCCACCGACGCCGAACGGAAACACCCGCACCTACGAGCAGTACGTCAGCTTCATGGCACTGAACTACGTCTATCACCAGATGAACATGATCGCCGAGGGTGTGTTCGAGCGCTTCGACGGCCTCAAATTCGTCTGGGGCGACGGCGCCGCCGACTTCATCACGCCGTTCATCTGGCGGATGGACACGTTCGGACGCCCGCACTTGGAGCAGACACCGTGGGCGCCGCGCATCCCGAGCGACTACCTGCCGGGTCACGTGTACTTCGTGCAGGGCAGCCTCGACGGACCCGGCGACGTCGATTTCGCCGGGGAGTGGTTCGGCTTCACCGGCAAAGAGGACATGGTGATGTTCGGCTCCAGCTATCCGCATTGGCAGTGCGGCGACATCAAGAAGCTGCCGGGCGCGCTGTCGGCCGAACAGCGGGAGAAGGTGTGCTGGCGCAACGCGGCACAGCTCTACGGCATAGACATTCCCGCCGGCGTGGGCGCACAGTAG
- a CDS encoding aldehyde dehydrogenase family protein — translation MPVQDTAETIADAASEPLVDRRLLIGGRLLAGDKTFPSINPATGAVIGHAPDAGVGEAEAAVSAARRAFDTTGWPTNVELRIRCLDQLHEALIEHAEELRELTIAEVGATRALTQGAQLDEPIGIVRFYADLLGSYQFSEDLGERESRGMRHHRWVEKEAAGVVAAIIAYNYPNQLALAKLAPALSAGCTVVLKGAPDTPLVTLALGELIANHTDIPAGVVNVLSSSDPAVGEALTTSRDVDVVTFTGSTPVGRRIMAAASDTVKRVFLELGGKSAVIMLDDADFANASLFAAFSMVTHAGQGCALTSRLLVPRSHHDEIVELIAQNFAKVRHGDPSDPHTYMGPLINERQRDKVDGMVQRAVAAGATLVTGGKRLDPGYFYAPTLLTGVDPDSEIAQQEVFGPVLVVIAFDDDDDAVRIANNSIYGLAGAVFSRDQDRALAVARRIRAGSFSINGGNYFGADSPFGGFKQSGVGREMGVAGLEEFLERKTYAVPAAPAKGGVA, via the coding sequence ATGCCAGTGCAGGACACGGCAGAAACCATCGCAGATGCCGCGTCCGAGCCACTGGTCGATCGACGGCTGCTGATCGGCGGCCGGCTCCTCGCCGGCGACAAGACCTTCCCGTCGATCAATCCCGCCACCGGTGCCGTGATCGGTCACGCACCGGACGCCGGCGTCGGGGAAGCAGAGGCGGCGGTCTCGGCGGCCCGGCGCGCCTTCGACACGACAGGTTGGCCCACCAACGTCGAACTGCGGATCCGCTGTCTCGACCAATTGCACGAGGCGCTGATCGAGCACGCCGAGGAGTTGCGCGAACTGACCATCGCCGAGGTGGGTGCCACCCGCGCGCTGACCCAAGGTGCACAGCTCGACGAACCGATTGGGATCGTGCGCTTCTACGCCGACCTGCTCGGTAGCTACCAGTTCTCCGAAGACCTCGGTGAGCGGGAATCGCGCGGAATGCGGCATCACCGCTGGGTGGAGAAAGAGGCCGCGGGAGTGGTCGCGGCGATCATCGCCTACAACTACCCGAACCAGCTCGCCCTCGCCAAGCTCGCGCCCGCCCTGTCCGCCGGTTGCACCGTGGTGCTCAAGGGCGCTCCGGACACGCCGCTGGTCACGCTGGCCTTAGGCGAGCTGATCGCCAACCACACCGACATTCCCGCGGGTGTGGTGAACGTGCTCAGTTCGTCGGATCCCGCTGTCGGAGAAGCGCTGACGACCAGCCGCGACGTCGACGTGGTGACCTTCACCGGGTCGACCCCGGTGGGGCGCCGAATCATGGCCGCGGCGAGCGACACCGTCAAGCGCGTCTTCCTGGAGTTGGGCGGCAAGTCCGCAGTGATCATGCTCGACGACGCCGACTTCGCCAACGCCAGCCTCTTCGCGGCGTTCAGCATGGTCACCCACGCAGGGCAAGGCTGTGCGCTCACCTCCCGGCTGCTGGTGCCCAGGTCGCACCACGACGAGATCGTCGAGCTGATCGCGCAGAACTTCGCCAAGGTCCGCCACGGCGACCCCTCCGATCCGCACACCTATATGGGACCGCTGATCAACGAGCGACAGCGGGACAAGGTCGACGGCATGGTGCAGCGGGCCGTCGCTGCGGGGGCCACCCTCGTCACCGGGGGCAAGCGTTTGGATCCCGGCTACTTCTATGCGCCGACGCTGCTGACCGGCGTCGACCCCGACAGCGAGATCGCCCAGCAGGAGGTTTTCGGACCGGTGCTGGTCGTCATCGCATTCGACGACGATGACGACGCGGTGCGCATCGCGAACAACTCGATCTACGGGCTGGCCGGCGCGGTGTTCAGCCGCGACCAGGACCGGGCGCTGGCGGTGGCGCGCCGGATTCGCGCCGGGTCGTTCTCGATCAACGGCGGCAACTACTTTGGCGCCGACAGCCCGTTCGGTGGTTTCAAGCAGTCCGGCGTGGGCCGGGAGATGGGTGTGGCCGGGCTCGAGGAGTTTCTGGAGCGCAAGACGTACGCCGTGCCGGCGGCGCCGGCCAAGGGAGGCGTCGCATGA
- a CDS encoding amidohydrolase family protein: MTLTHSQERVPAAERIAVRCVDSDVHPAPKRGELLPYIPEPWRSKYFLTRSVGEQIYYDAPDYAHSYAMRVDSFPANGEFPCSDPDMAFRQLIMEAGSDIAILEPAAYPARLPEAQHAMSAALNDWQANHWLDSHNNWHERWRGSICIAIEEPEESVREIERWAGHPFMAQILIKAEPRPSWGHPKYDPIWAAATKHDITVSCHLSRSQFDELPIPPVGFPSYNHDFMVTYSLLAANQVMSLVFDGVFDRFPTLRIVFVEHAFTWILPLMWRMDAIYEARKSWVDIKRKPSEYVKDHIKFTTQPLDYPEDKTELTRALEWMECEKILLFSSDYPHWTFDDPRWLVKHLPKHARDAVMYKNGIATYHLPQTVPVLEGQTRVL, from the coding sequence ATGACGTTGACCCATTCGCAGGAGCGGGTCCCCGCTGCCGAGCGTATAGCCGTCCGTTGCGTCGATTCGGATGTCCACCCGGCGCCCAAGCGCGGCGAGCTGCTCCCCTACATCCCCGAGCCGTGGCGCAGCAAATACTTCCTCACCCGCTCGGTGGGCGAGCAGATCTACTATGACGCGCCCGACTACGCGCACTCCTACGCGATGCGCGTGGACTCCTTCCCGGCAAACGGTGAATTCCCTTGCAGCGACCCAGACATGGCGTTCCGGCAGCTGATCATGGAGGCCGGCTCCGACATCGCGATCCTGGAACCGGCGGCCTATCCGGCCCGCCTGCCCGAGGCGCAGCACGCGATGTCGGCCGCGCTGAACGACTGGCAGGCCAATCACTGGCTGGACAGCCACAACAACTGGCACGAGCGGTGGCGCGGTTCGATCTGCATCGCCATCGAGGAGCCCGAGGAGTCGGTCCGCGAGATCGAGCGCTGGGCCGGGCACCCGTTCATGGCGCAGATCCTGATCAAGGCCGAGCCGCGGCCGTCCTGGGGACACCCGAAGTACGACCCGATCTGGGCGGCGGCCACCAAGCACGACATCACGGTGAGCTGCCACCTGTCGCGCAGCCAATTCGACGAGCTACCGATCCCGCCGGTGGGATTCCCCAGTTACAACCACGACTTCATGGTGACCTACTCGCTGCTGGCCGCGAACCAGGTGATGAGCCTGGTCTTCGACGGCGTCTTCGACCGGTTCCCCACGCTGCGGATCGTCTTCGTCGAGCACGCGTTCACCTGGATCCTTCCGCTGATGTGGCGCATGGACGCGATCTATGAAGCACGCAAGTCGTGGGTCGACATCAAGCGCAAGCCCTCGGAGTACGTCAAGGACCACATCAAGTTCACCACCCAGCCGCTGGACTACCCCGAGGACAAGACGGAGTTGACCCGCGCACTGGAATGGATGGAGTGCGAGAAGATCCTGCTGTTCTCCTCGGACTATCCGCACTGGACCTTCGACGACCCGCGCTGGCTGGTCAAACACCTGCCCAAGCACGCCCGCGACGCGGTGATGTACAAGAACGGCATCGCGACCTATCACCTCCCGCAGACCGTCCCGGTCCTCGAGGGTCAGACCCGGGTGCTCTGA
- a CDS encoding cytochrome P450 codes for MSVDDVVSDSERKKNRYEFDRHSADYRSKFKAITEEMHSRCPIAWSDTYGGHWVAAGSHEVFELARCPAVSNDHDLNNERRGYKGISIPTASRVSAVRGGILEMDEPEHKTYRSVLNPYLSPAAVKRWEPFIDDVTRACLDEKIEDGSIDFVDDLANIVPAVLTLAMMGIPLKKWNMYSEPVHAAVYTPEHSPDIERVTAMHREMGLDMVNTMLEIRENPRPGIVNALLQMRIDGEPAPDLEILGNLGLVIGGGFDTTTALTAHSLEWLSEHPEQRRQLSDQRKTLLDPATEEFLRYFTPAPGDGRTFSDDVELDGTQFKEGERLWISWAMANRDPSVFRDPDEIVLDRKGNRHFSFGLGVHRCAGSNVARTVFKSMLTAVLDRMPDYRCDPEGTVHYETIGVIQGMRKLPATFTPGRKIGAGLDETLEKLQRICDEQELARPITERKEAAVID; via the coding sequence GTGAGTGTCGACGACGTAGTCAGCGACAGCGAACGCAAGAAGAACCGATACGAGTTCGACCGGCACTCCGCCGATTACCGGTCGAAGTTCAAGGCGATCACCGAGGAGATGCACTCCAGATGCCCGATAGCCTGGAGTGACACCTACGGCGGGCACTGGGTCGCGGCCGGCAGCCACGAAGTCTTCGAGCTGGCGCGCTGCCCCGCGGTGTCCAACGACCACGACCTCAACAACGAACGCCGTGGCTACAAGGGCATTTCGATCCCGACGGCCAGCCGCGTCAGCGCGGTGCGCGGCGGCATCCTGGAAATGGACGAGCCCGAGCACAAAACCTACCGCTCCGTGCTCAACCCGTACCTTTCCCCGGCGGCGGTCAAGCGCTGGGAGCCCTTCATCGACGACGTGACGCGCGCCTGCCTCGACGAGAAAATCGAGGACGGCAGCATCGACTTCGTCGACGACCTGGCCAACATCGTGCCGGCCGTGCTGACCCTGGCGATGATGGGCATCCCGCTGAAGAAGTGGAACATGTACAGCGAGCCGGTGCATGCCGCGGTCTACACGCCGGAGCACTCCCCCGACATCGAGCGCGTCACCGCGATGCACCGCGAGATGGGGCTCGACATGGTCAACACCATGCTCGAGATCCGGGAAAACCCGCGGCCGGGAATCGTCAACGCGCTGCTCCAGATGCGCATCGACGGCGAACCCGCACCCGATCTGGAAATCCTGGGCAACCTCGGGCTGGTCATCGGCGGCGGTTTCGACACCACGACCGCCCTGACCGCCCACTCGCTGGAATGGCTTTCGGAGCACCCCGAGCAACGGCGGCAGCTCAGCGACCAACGCAAGACGCTGCTCGACCCCGCGACCGAAGAGTTCCTGCGCTACTTCACCCCCGCCCCGGGCGACGGCAGGACGTTCTCCGACGACGTCGAACTCGACGGCACGCAGTTCAAAGAGGGTGAGCGGCTCTGGATTTCGTGGGCCATGGCCAACCGCGACCCGTCGGTGTTCCGCGATCCGGATGAGATCGTGCTCGACCGTAAAGGCAATCGGCACTTCAGCTTCGGACTGGGCGTCCACCGGTGCGCCGGATCCAACGTGGCGCGCACCGTGTTCAAGTCCATGCTCACCGCCGTCCTCGACCGGATGCCCGACTACCGCTGCGACCCCGAAGGCACCGTGCATTACGAGACCATCGGCGTCATCCAGGGCATGCGAAAACTGCCGGCCACCTTCACGCCCGGCCGCAAGATCGGCGCCGGACTGGACGAGACGCTGGAAAAGCTGCAACGCATCTGCGACGAGCAGGAACTCGCCAGGCCGATCACCGAACGCAAGGAAGCCGCGGTCATCGATTAG
- a CDS encoding MlaE family ABC transporter permease gives MATKGADHWSAGLPQLKLKWDISGPMQAVGALFAMSADAVKFAFRRPFQWREFLEQSWFVARVSLAPTLLVAIPFTVLVSFTLNILLRELGAADLSGAGAAFGAVTQLGPLVTVLIVAGAGATAMCADLGSRTIREEIDAMEVLGINPVQRLVTPRMLASGLVAFLLNSLVVIIGVLGGYVFSVFVQDVNPGAFAAGITLLTGVPEVVISCIKAALFGLIAGLVACYRGLSITGGGAKAVGNAVNETVVYAFMSLFVVNVVVTAIGIKMTAK, from the coding sequence ATGGCGACTAAGGGCGCAGACCACTGGTCAGCTGGATTGCCGCAGCTGAAGTTGAAATGGGACATCTCGGGTCCCATGCAGGCGGTCGGAGCCCTGTTCGCGATGTCGGCTGACGCCGTCAAGTTCGCCTTCCGCCGGCCGTTCCAGTGGCGGGAGTTCCTGGAGCAGTCCTGGTTCGTCGCCCGGGTGTCGCTGGCTCCCACTCTGTTGGTCGCGATACCGTTCACCGTCCTGGTCAGTTTCACGCTCAACATCCTGTTGCGCGAACTGGGCGCGGCGGATCTGTCCGGTGCGGGTGCTGCGTTCGGCGCCGTCACCCAGCTCGGGCCGCTGGTCACCGTGTTGATCGTCGCGGGTGCCGGTGCGACGGCAATGTGTGCGGACCTGGGATCGCGAACGATTCGCGAGGAAATCGACGCGATGGAGGTGCTGGGCATCAACCCGGTGCAACGCTTGGTCACTCCCCGCATGCTGGCTTCCGGATTGGTCGCCTTCTTGCTCAACAGCCTCGTCGTCATCATCGGAGTCCTGGGCGGCTACGTCTTCTCGGTGTTCGTGCAGGACGTCAATCCCGGCGCCTTCGCCGCGGGTATCACCTTGCTCACCGGCGTGCCCGAGGTGGTCATTTCGTGCATCAAGGCAGCGCTTTTCGGCCTCATCGCCGGATTGGTCGCCTGCTACCGGGGTCTGTCGATCACCGGCGGGGGCGCCAAGGCCGTCGGCAACGCGGTGAACGAAACCGTCGTCTACGCCTTCATGTCCCTGTTCGTCGTCAATGTGGTCGTCACGGCGATCGGCATCAAGATGACGGCGAAGTAG
- a CDS encoding ferredoxin, which produces MKVWVDSQRCQGHTLCAMIAPESFELSDIDGSSSAIDEVVPREYEEKVREAAQSCPEQAIMITDDD; this is translated from the coding sequence GTGAAGGTCTGGGTTGACTCGCAACGCTGCCAGGGACACACCTTGTGCGCGATGATCGCGCCCGAGTCCTTCGAGCTCAGCGACATCGACGGCAGCTCGTCGGCGATCGACGAAGTGGTGCCGCGGGAGTACGAGGAGAAGGTTCGGGAGGCCGCGCAGTCGTGCCCCGAGCAAGCCATCATGATCACCGACGACGACTAG
- a CDS encoding acyl-CoA dehydrogenase family protein — protein sequence MQLTFDPDVESFRAEFSAFLDENLPPASETRERPRSVSHMPTWARRWQRLLFDNGWLLPSQPPEFGGRNATVIQQFVYLEELSRRRIYHSFNPQGVNIVAASLLSFGSDEQKRRWAVPVLRAEITASLGMSEPSAGSDLASLRTRAVRDGDHFVVNGQKVWTSGAHDADILLTFVRTNPDAPKHKGISALIIPTDTPGVVRRPFPSICGADDLDFNEVFFTDVRVPAENLVGELDQGWRVANGSLGHERTMMWLGFADRLENMIADFRPRTEVERDQYASTIMDKQALRLLGSAALARTARGEDDVAAISVLKLLGSEAELRGMDLAFTSAGADGLVHPGLTGPYAHMNLDHYFASWFERYARSFSGTIAGGTSEIQRNIIAQRVLGLPRG from the coding sequence GTGCAGCTGACTTTTGATCCGGACGTCGAGTCGTTCCGCGCGGAGTTCTCCGCGTTCCTCGACGAAAACCTGCCCCCCGCAAGCGAAACGCGCGAGCGTCCCCGGTCGGTGTCACACATGCCGACGTGGGCACGCCGTTGGCAGCGGCTGCTCTTCGACAACGGCTGGCTGCTGCCCAGCCAGCCCCCGGAGTTCGGCGGACGCAACGCGACCGTGATCCAGCAGTTCGTCTACCTGGAGGAGCTCAGTCGCCGCCGGATCTACCACAGCTTCAACCCGCAAGGCGTGAATATTGTTGCGGCTTCGCTGTTGTCGTTCGGCAGCGACGAACAGAAGCGGCGCTGGGCGGTGCCGGTCCTGCGGGCCGAGATCACCGCGTCGCTGGGTATGAGCGAGCCGAGCGCGGGCTCCGACCTCGCGTCGCTGCGCACGCGCGCGGTGCGCGACGGCGATCACTTCGTGGTCAATGGGCAGAAGGTCTGGACCTCGGGGGCGCACGACGCCGACATCTTGCTGACCTTCGTGCGCACCAATCCAGACGCACCGAAGCACAAGGGCATCAGCGCGCTGATCATCCCGACCGACACCCCGGGCGTCGTGCGCCGGCCGTTTCCGTCGATCTGCGGGGCCGACGATCTCGATTTCAACGAGGTGTTCTTCACCGACGTCCGGGTGCCGGCGGAAAATCTGGTCGGTGAGCTCGACCAGGGGTGGCGAGTGGCCAATGGATCCCTGGGACACGAGCGCACGATGATGTGGCTCGGGTTCGCCGATCGACTGGAAAACATGATCGCCGACTTCCGGCCGCGCACCGAGGTCGAACGCGATCAGTACGCCAGCACGATCATGGACAAGCAGGCGCTGCGCCTGCTGGGCTCGGCGGCGCTGGCCCGCACGGCTCGCGGCGAAGACGACGTGGCCGCCATCTCGGTCCTGAAGCTGCTCGGCTCCGAGGCCGAGTTGCGTGGGATGGACCTTGCGTTCACGTCGGCGGGAGCAGACGGCCTCGTCCACCCTGGGCTGACCGGACCGTATGCGCACATGAACCTCGACCACTATTTCGCCAGCTGGTTCGAGCGCTATGCGCGTAGCTTCTCCGGCACCATCGCCGGCGGCACCTCGGAGATCCAGCGCAACATCATCGCGCAGCGGGTTCTCGGGCTGCCGCGCGGCTGA
- a CDS encoding CaiB/BaiF CoA transferase family protein — translation MRPLEGIRVLEVAMYGFVPSAGAVLAEWGADVLKVEHAVTGDPQRGLRQTGMLRVEGDPNPNIEHANRGKRSIGLDMSVAEGREVLCELARRSDVFLTSFLPGARKKFGIDVDDIRAVNPKIIYARGSALGPRGEESVKGGYDMTAFWCRAGTAATITPAGMPGMIAPPGPAYGDTISGTNLAGGIAAALLARERTGEPSIVDVSLLGSGLWSMGHTVALTKHLGQRLEAPPPGVHGAPNNPLVGLYSTSDGRYISFVMMQPTKFWADVCRHVDLPELADDPRFATVEKIAANTPDAVEILTKAIATRTLAEWSERFATLAGPWAPVQDTLQAAEDAQIRANEYMVRAGELELVANPVQFDVAPPQTKPAPGFAEQTDEILMEIGLDWDRIIELKTAGAVT, via the coding sequence ATGAGGCCGCTGGAGGGCATCCGAGTCCTTGAAGTCGCGATGTACGGGTTCGTCCCGTCGGCGGGTGCGGTGCTTGCCGAGTGGGGCGCCGACGTGCTCAAGGTCGAGCACGCGGTGACCGGTGACCCGCAGCGCGGGCTCCGGCAGACCGGCATGCTGCGCGTCGAGGGCGACCCCAACCCCAACATCGAGCATGCCAACCGCGGCAAGCGCAGCATCGGGCTCGACATGTCGGTGGCGGAAGGCAGGGAGGTGCTCTGCGAGCTGGCCCGCCGGTCCGATGTGTTCCTCACCAGCTTCCTGCCCGGTGCGCGGAAGAAGTTCGGCATCGACGTCGACGACATTCGTGCGGTGAACCCGAAGATCATCTACGCGCGCGGGAGCGCGCTGGGCCCGCGCGGCGAAGAGTCGGTCAAAGGCGGATACGACATGACCGCCTTCTGGTGCCGGGCCGGAACCGCGGCCACCATCACCCCTGCGGGCATGCCGGGCATGATCGCACCACCCGGACCCGCCTACGGCGACACCATCTCCGGCACCAACCTCGCCGGTGGTATCGCGGCGGCCCTGCTGGCGCGGGAGCGCACCGGCGAACCGTCGATCGTCGACGTGTCGCTGCTGGGCAGCGGACTGTGGTCGATGGGGCACACGGTCGCGTTGACCAAGCACCTCGGCCAACGGCTGGAAGCACCGCCCCCCGGCGTGCACGGCGCGCCCAACAACCCGCTTGTGGGCCTGTACAGCACATCCGACGGGCGCTACATCTCCTTCGTGATGATGCAGCCGACAAAGTTCTGGGCCGACGTTTGCCGACATGTCGACCTGCCGGAACTTGCCGACGACCCGCGTTTCGCCACGGTCGAGAAGATCGCCGCCAACACACCGGATGCCGTGGAGATCTTGACCAAGGCCATCGCAACCCGCACGCTGGCCGAGTGGAGCGAACGATTTGCCACGCTGGCGGGGCCGTGGGCGCCCGTGCAGGACACCCTGCAGGCGGCCGAGGACGCCCAGATCCGGGCGAACGAGTACATGGTGCGGGCGGGTGAACTCGAACTCGTCGCCAACCCCGTTCAGTTCGACGTCGCGCCACCCCAGACCAAGCCGGCACCCGGGTTCGCCGAACAGACCGACGAGATCCTGATGGAGATCGGACTCGACTGGGACCGCATCATCGAGCTCAAGACGGCCGGGGCCGTCACCTAG
- a CDS encoding SDR family NAD(P)-dependent oxidoreductase, whose protein sequence is MKTAVVTGGGSGIGLAIAQRLRVDGMDVATIDLKPSDDDLSFTADVTDRAQVDAALSAIRARLGPVTVLVNAAGLDGFKRFTNLTFEDWQKVIDVNLNGVFHTIQLVLPDMVEAGWGRIVNISSSSTHSGAPYMSHYVAAKSAVNGLTKSLALEYGPSGVTVNAVPPGFIDTPMLRAAEKNGFLGDIDETIARTPVRRIGKPEDIAAACAFLVSEEAGYITGQILGVNGGRNT, encoded by the coding sequence GTGAAAACTGCGGTGGTCACTGGTGGCGGATCCGGGATCGGTCTTGCCATCGCCCAGCGGCTCCGGGTCGACGGCATGGACGTCGCGACCATTGACCTCAAGCCCTCGGACGACGACCTCTCCTTCACCGCCGACGTCACCGACCGCGCGCAGGTGGACGCCGCCCTGTCGGCGATCCGCGCGCGGCTGGGGCCGGTGACCGTCCTGGTCAACGCGGCGGGCCTGGACGGCTTCAAGCGCTTCACCAACCTCACGTTCGAGGACTGGCAGAAGGTGATCGACGTCAACCTCAACGGCGTCTTCCACACGATCCAGTTGGTGCTGCCCGACATGGTCGAGGCGGGCTGGGGGCGCATCGTCAACATCTCGTCATCGAGCACGCACTCCGGCGCGCCCTATATGAGTCATTACGTTGCGGCCAAGTCAGCGGTAAACGGGCTGACCAAGTCGCTGGCACTCGAGTACGGGCCCAGCGGTGTCACGGTCAACGCCGTGCCCCCGGGATTCATCGACACCCCGATGCTGCGCGCCGCCGAGAAGAACGGCTTCCTCGGCGACATCGACGAGACCATCGCGCGCACCCCGGTACGGCGCATCGGCAAGCCCGAGGACATCGCCGCCGCGTGCGCCTTTCTGGTGTCCGAGGAGGCCGGTTACATCACCGGCCAGATCCTGGGCGTCAACGGCGGTCGCAACACCTGA
- a CDS encoding acyl-CoA dehydrogenase family protein, which yields MLLEFDADQRLWQSTVRDAVGKQCPPSLVRSVAEEGVDPSPLWKSYVDQGWTELNDPQSAVELTIVLEELGHATDPTPFLATMSQFAPLVGDRFDPHESGTAVHSGITAHRGAGGWVLDGTARHVLDGDRVDRLAVVTDAGVFVVAGNAVSTRRSAVFDPVLHVADLSFGEVRVPDSARLDVDRERAHHFALTGMAVTMVGACQRILDLVLEHVRSRQQFGVPIGSFQAVQHKAADMHVAIQRARALAYFAALTIAADDPRRRLAAAMAKASAGECQSLVFRHGLQLHGAMGFTWENDLQFALKRAKAGELMLGGAAEHRARIAEEYRAADF from the coding sequence ATGCTGTTGGAGTTCGATGCTGATCAGCGACTGTGGCAGAGCACGGTGCGCGACGCCGTCGGCAAGCAGTGCCCACCGTCGCTGGTCCGGAGCGTGGCCGAGGAGGGCGTCGACCCGAGCCCGCTCTGGAAGTCGTACGTCGACCAGGGTTGGACCGAGCTCAACGACCCGCAGAGCGCTGTCGAATTGACGATCGTGCTCGAGGAACTGGGGCACGCGACCGACCCGACCCCCTTCCTCGCGACGATGAGTCAGTTCGCGCCGCTGGTGGGGGACCGGTTCGATCCGCACGAGTCGGGCACCGCCGTCCACAGCGGGATCACGGCGCACCGGGGCGCCGGGGGCTGGGTGCTCGACGGCACCGCGCGCCACGTCCTGGACGGCGACCGCGTCGACCGGTTGGCCGTCGTGACCGACGCCGGAGTGTTCGTCGTCGCCGGCAACGCGGTGTCGACGCGGCGCTCGGCCGTGTTCGACCCGGTGCTGCATGTGGCGGACCTGTCGTTCGGCGAAGTTCGGGTGCCCGACTCCGCGCGGCTCGACGTCGACCGCGAGCGGGCGCATCACTTCGCGCTCACGGGCATGGCGGTCACGATGGTCGGGGCCTGTCAGCGGATCCTCGACCTGGTGCTCGAGCATGTCCGCAGCCGCCAGCAGTTCGGCGTGCCGATCGGCTCGTTCCAGGCCGTCCAGCACAAGGCCGCAGACATGCACGTCGCGATCCAACGGGCCAGGGCGCTGGCTTATTTCGCCGCGTTGACGATCGCCGCGGACGACCCTCGGCGCCGGCTGGCCGCCGCCATGGCCAAGGCGTCGGCCGGCGAGTGCCAGTCACTGGTGTTCCGGCACGGCTTGCAACTCCACGGCGCGATGGGCTTCACGTGGGAGAACGATCTGCAGTTCGCGCTCAAGCGGGCCAAAGCCGGCGAGCTGATGCTGGGCGGGGCCGCCGAGCATCGCGCGCGGATCGCCGAGGAGTACCGTGCAGCTGACTTTTGA